In Acidobacteriota bacterium, the DNA window GCTGCTGGCGCAGGTGGCGGAGAACAGCTACCAGCTGGTGTGGTCCTTCCACCAGATCCTGCTGGACGGCTGGAGCCTGCCGCTGGTCTTCGAGGAATTCCAACGCCTCTACGGTGCGGCGCGGGAGGGCCAGACGCTGGAGTTGCCGCAGGCGCCGCCCTTCCGCAACTACATCGAATGGTTGGAGCGTCAGGACCTGGCCGCTGCCAAGGTTTGGTGGAAGGAGTGGCTGGAGGGTTTCGACGAGCCGACGCCGGTGGTTTTCGACCGCCCGGAGAGCGACCAGGGCCGCGAGTACGGCGAGCGCGAAGGGATCATGCCGCGGTCGCTCCACGAGCGGTTGCAGGGCTTTGCGCGCCGACACCGCATGACCGTGAATACGGTGGTGCAGGCTTCCTGGGCGCTGCTGCTGGCGCGCTACGCCAACGTCGACGACGTGGTCTTCGGCGTCACCGTTTCGGGTCGTCCGCCGGAGCTGGACGGGGTCGAGGACATGGTCGGCCTGTTCATCAACACGCTGCCGACGCGGGTGCGCATGCCCCGGGCTCAGGAGGAGGGTTCCTCGGTGCTCGAATGGCTCCAGGCCCAGCAGGCCAAGCAGCTGGAGCTCCGCGGATTCGAATTCACACCCTTGGCACAGGTCCAGCGGTGGGCCGGAATGGCGGGCGGCGACGGCCTCTTCGACACCTTCATGGTGTTCCAGAACTATCCGCTGGACGAGGCGCCGGAAGAGGCACCGGAAGAAGGCGGTGAAGCTGCGCCGGAAGCAGGTGCCGAAGGGGCTCCGGCGGAGGGCGTGACCAGCGCGGACACCGGTACGGAAGAGCGCTCGAACTTCGCCTTGACCCTGGTGGCCTATCCCGAGCCGGTGCTGACGCTGGATATCGAATACAACCGCCAGCGTCACGACGACAGCACTGTGGAACGCATGCTGCGCCACCTGCAGCAACTGCTCGACGGCATGGTGGCGCGGTCCGAGGCGCCGGTCTCGAGCCTGTCCCTGCTCACCGCGCCGGAGCGCCAGCAGCTGGAGGTGGAATGGGCCACCGGCGAGCCGGTGAAGCCGACGCTGGCCGCTTCCCGCTTGTTCCCCGCACGGTTTGCGGCGGTGGCCGAGGAGCAGGGCGATGCCGCTGCGGTTCGTTCCCACGACGGGACCAGCTGGAGCTATCGGGAGCTGGACGAGCGTAGCCGTTCGTTGGCGACGGCGCTGCAGGAGCAGTCGGTGGGGCCGGAGGTGTTGGTGGCGCTGGCGGCGGAGCGTTCGCCGGAGCTGGTGTGCGGCCTGGTGGCGATCCTGCGAGCCGGTGGTGCGTATCTGCCGCTGGATCCGGAATACCCCGACGATCGGCTACAGACGATGCTGACGGATTCGGCGGCGCCGGTGGTGCTGACCACCGCTCGGCTGGCCCCCCGGTTGGGCCAGCTGGCGCCGGAGGGAACCACCGTGGTGGTGGTGGAGTCGGCGTTCGGCGGCGAGGATCCCGCACCGGAGCTGCCGGCTCTGGAGTTGGATGGGGAGAGCCTGGCCTATGTGATCTACACCTCGGGTTCCACGGGTGTTCCCAAGGGTGTGGCGGTGTCCCACGCTGCGATGGTGATCTACGCCGACGAGATGGTTCATCAGCTCGAGCTGAGCGCCGAGGATCGGGTGCTGCAATTCGCCTCCATCAGCTTCGACGTGGTGGTGGAGGAAGTGATTCCGGCGCTGCTGGCGGGAGCCTCGGTGGTGCTGCCGGGGCGGGATCTGCTGCTTTCGGCGGAGCAGCTGGAGTCGGTGGTGGCGGAGCAGGGCGTGACGGTGATGGAGCTGCCGGCGGTGTATTGGCAGGAGTGGGTGCGGGACCTGGAAGAGCGGGAGATGCGTCCGCCGGAGTCGCTCCGGTTGGTGATGCTGGGCACCCAGAAACCGTCGCCGGAACGGTTGGCGACCTGGCAGGCCTGGGAGCTGCCGGCGCTCTACGTCTTCGGTCTGACCGAGACGACGGTGACCAATACGGTGCACTTCGTGCCGGCATCGGTTTCGGAGGATCCCTCGGCCTTGGATC includes these proteins:
- a CDS encoding AMP-binding protein, translating into LLAQVAENSYQLVWSFHQILLDGWSLPLVFEEFQRLYGAAREGQTLELPQAPPFRNYIEWLERQDLAAAKVWWKEWLEGFDEPTPVVFDRPESDQGREYGEREGIMPRSLHERLQGFARRHRMTVNTVVQASWALLLARYANVDDVVFGVTVSGRPPELDGVEDMVGLFINTLPTRVRMPRAQEEGSSVLEWLQAQQAKQLELRGFEFTPLAQVQRWAGMAGGDGLFDTFMVFQNYPLDEAPEEAPEEGGEAAPEAGAEGAPAEGVTSADTGTEERSNFALTLVAYPEPVLTLDIEYNRQRHDDSTVERMLRHLQQLLDGMVARSEAPVSSLSLLTAPERQQLEVEWATGEPVKPTLAASRLFPARFAAVAEEQGDAAAVRSHDGTSWSYRELDERSRSLATALQEQSVGPEVLVALAAERSPELVCGLVAILRAGGAYLPLDPEYPDDRLQTMLTDSAAPVVLTTARLAPRLGQLAPEGTTVVVVESAFGGEDPAPELPALELDGESLAYVIYTSGSTGVPKGVAVSHAAMVIYADEMVHQLELSAEDRVLQFASISFDVVVEEVIPALLAGASVVLPGRDLLLSAEQLESVVAEQGVTVMELPAVYWQEWVRDLEEREMRPPESLRLVMLGTQKPSPERLATWQAWELPALYVFGLTETTVTNTVHFVPASVSEDPSALDLPIGRPIAGQQVYVLNALGQPMPVGAPGELFIGHEAGRGQARTPQIASSDPGAADEQLSW